The proteins below come from a single Arthrobacter sp. zg-Y1171 genomic window:
- a CDS encoding type II toxin-antitoxin system PemK/MazF family toxin produces MPFNARAFASFARSALRLLRSASSSAGPAESSRGTGRSARPRTPDSRRTPETRRTPSPSPGTKATPPRTPAARQSPPSPSSSARTAPAAAPSGYAGDYAGPVTPVYAPQPDGDPDPGEVVWAWVPYEDDPSQGKDRPVLLIGRSGGLLLGLMMTSRDRNNSSGSDPRYLDVGTGPWDSKGRPSEVKLDRVLQLEPGSVRREGAIMDRNVFQTVARRLAVMRPAR; encoded by the coding sequence ATGCCCTTTAATGCCCGCGCCTTTGCCTCCTTTGCCCGCTCGGCCCTGCGCCTGCTGCGCTCCGCTTCTTCCTCTGCCGGCCCTGCCGAAAGCAGCCGCGGAACCGGCCGTTCGGCCCGTCCCCGAACGCCGGACAGCCGCCGGACGCCGGAGACCCGGCGGACGCCGTCGCCCTCCCCCGGGACCAAGGCCACTCCCCCGCGCACCCCGGCTGCCCGGCAGTCGCCGCCGTCGCCGTCGTCATCCGCGCGGACCGCTCCGGCAGCAGCCCCTTCGGGTTACGCCGGCGACTACGCCGGTCCTGTCACCCCGGTCTATGCCCCGCAGCCGGACGGCGATCCCGATCCCGGCGAAGTGGTGTGGGCCTGGGTCCCGTACGAAGATGACCCCAGCCAGGGCAAGGACCGTCCGGTCCTGCTGATCGGGCGAAGCGGCGGCCTGTTGCTGGGCCTGATGATGACCAGCCGGGACCGGAACAACAGCAGCGGGTCCGACCCTCGCTACCTCGACGTCGGCACCGGCCCGTGGGACAGCAAGGGTCGTCCCAGTGAGGTGAAGCTGGACCGCGTCCTCCAGCTCGAACCGGGCAGCGTGCGCCGGGAAGGTGCAATCATGGATAGGAACGTGTTCCAGACAGTTGCCCGTCGGCTGGCCGTGATGCGCCCGGCACGCTGA
- the rpsT gene encoding 30S ribosomal protein S20 — protein MANIKSQKKRILTNEKARQRNNSVKSELKTVISKVDAAVKASDKDAAAEALKTASRKLDKAVSKGVIHKNNAANRKSAISKKVSAL, from the coding sequence GTGGCCAATATTAAGTCCCAGAAGAAGCGCATCCTCACCAACGAGAAGGCGCGTCAGCGTAACAACTCGGTGAAGTCCGAGCTGAAGACCGTCATCAGCAAGGTTGATGCCGCAGTCAAGGCCAGCGACAAGGACGCAGCAGCCGAAGCGCTGAAGACCGCCAGCCGCAAGCTGGACAAGGCCGTCAGCAAGGGCGTAATCCACAAGAACAACGCTGCCAACCGCAAGTCGGCCATCTCCAAGAAGGTCAGCGCGCTCTAA
- a CDS encoding DegV family protein, producing MDWLERLASRARGRQRETAAVPGPSVGVVTDSASALPAGWADLANAADFVRVVPMPVMIGDQIYGEGSADLIPALALAMAQGHEVRTSRPAPGQFEAAYRELAAAGCTSIISIHLSGQLSGTVDSARLAARTAEIPVEVIDSATAAMGLGFAVAAATESARSGSSAAEVAACARSVAVDATILFYVPSLDQLRRGGRIGAAAGWLGTLLAVKPILVVRDGMVLPLERVRTAPKALARLAELVQQDIAGRDGKVRAAVHHFGNAAEAERLAGIIGAAAPEVEFLLCPLPAVLAAHAGLGVLAVAVAGDGSDGGRSDPAGQDTGPAGTRVPTEGTAAEDEGCRMDNDNAAGKPAAKGPASRTRSAGLKARGNKTSGGAKN from the coding sequence ATGGACTGGCTCGAACGGCTCGCATCGCGGGCCAGGGGACGGCAGCGGGAAACCGCGGCCGTCCCCGGGCCGTCCGTGGGAGTGGTGACCGATTCGGCGTCGGCACTGCCGGCTGGCTGGGCGGACTTGGCCAACGCCGCTGATTTTGTCCGGGTGGTTCCCATGCCCGTGATGATCGGGGACCAGATCTACGGCGAAGGATCTGCGGACCTGATTCCGGCCCTTGCCCTGGCGATGGCACAGGGCCATGAAGTGCGGACCTCCCGGCCGGCGCCGGGGCAGTTCGAAGCGGCCTACCGCGAGCTGGCTGCCGCCGGGTGCACCTCCATAATTTCCATCCATCTCTCCGGTCAGCTCTCAGGCACGGTGGACTCCGCCCGGCTGGCCGCCCGGACCGCCGAAATTCCGGTGGAGGTCATCGATAGTGCGACGGCGGCCATGGGCCTTGGTTTTGCCGTGGCGGCCGCGACGGAGAGCGCCCGGTCCGGTTCCTCCGCGGCGGAGGTCGCGGCATGCGCCCGTTCGGTAGCGGTCGATGCAACCATCCTCTTTTACGTCCCCAGCCTGGACCAGCTGCGCCGGGGCGGACGGATTGGTGCAGCTGCCGGCTGGCTGGGCACCCTGCTTGCCGTGAAGCCGATCCTGGTGGTCCGCGACGGCATGGTCCTTCCGCTGGAACGGGTGAGGACCGCGCCCAAAGCCCTGGCACGGCTGGCCGAACTCGTGCAGCAGGACATTGCCGGGCGCGACGGGAAAGTCCGCGCCGCGGTGCACCACTTCGGTAACGCCGCTGAAGCCGAACGGCTGGCCGGGATCATCGGCGCCGCCGCGCCCGAGGTGGAGTTCCTCCTCTGCCCGCTGCCCGCCGTCCTGGCTGCGCATGCGGGGCTGGGGGTGCTGGCCGTGGCGGTTGCCGGAGACGGGAGCGATGGTGGCCGGAGTGATCCTGCCGGACAGGACACGGGACCTGCCGGTACCCGTGTGCCGACGGAGGGGACCGCCGCGGAAGATGAAGGCTGCCGCATGGACAACGACAACGCAGCCGGGAAACCGGCCGCCAAAGGTCCGGCATCCCGGACCAGGTCCGCCGGACTCAAAGCCAGGGGCAATAAGACTTCCGGCGGCGCCAAGAATTAG
- a CDS encoding ComEC/Rec2 family competence protein gives MHTGAAAFLRGAAVPAAAAALVCAGATASLAARTGGPVSGLIAEESAITAELRAASDARPAAADRFTGKPRYLIDAVAESGTADGRRFGTSATLLVVGGEDYAPIRLGDRFSSAGSLQPLPAGDRNLALLRAAVPPEVTPAGGWYAATAGLRGAFVRVAEDRGADVEGLLPGMVLGDRGGLDPGLEQAMKNTGLTHLTAVSGANCSYLLAFIFLSARALRMPRAPAVLLALTGLTAFVLLVRPDPSVLRAAVMGGLGTLAVLSGRGRLSAALLFLSISVLLCIDPWLCGSYAFILSVCATLGLIVLGPHLVRVLSMRLPRWLAAALAIPVAAQLFCSPVLVLLQPQLPVYSVPANLVAAPVVPAVTIAGMLAVALVGAAPALATPPLLLASAGAWWVAKTARLFESVPGALAAWPERSLGVVLMSVCAGTAVVGILYLSRRAGGGIFPARAERAERGNAKDGEDEADQGDRRTGSRRRGSGTNRQAGFAGWSSPRRRWVAAGAVASLVLPAGAVLAVRALQGERGEENEWMVAACDVGQGDGFAIRAGPDSAVVIDAGGEPDPMDACLDRLGVRTVEFLVFTHAHLDHYGGAAGVLSGRSVLQVGYSSADRELPENLTGVLAGTAAPRTRLAQGMAGTAGLVHWEVLWPPASGIAVPVAGDGEENNASAVLLVTVGGPGQGERPLRILFTGDAEEEAAATILATQANLRAGVDVLKVAHHGARNGGDGWFRAVRPSLALISVGADNEYGHPAPEILAQLRSAGTGVARTDQHGTVVVVREGNGLEVQSLPP, from the coding sequence GTGCACACCGGCGCCGCGGCGTTCCTGCGAGGTGCCGCTGTCCCGGCCGCGGCGGCAGCACTGGTCTGTGCCGGCGCAACGGCCAGCTTGGCGGCACGCACCGGCGGACCTGTCTCCGGGCTCATCGCCGAAGAATCCGCCATCACTGCAGAACTGCGGGCCGCATCGGATGCACGGCCTGCGGCGGCGGACCGGTTTACGGGAAAGCCGCGTTACCTCATTGACGCCGTGGCGGAATCGGGCACTGCGGACGGCCGGCGGTTCGGAACTTCGGCAACGCTCCTGGTTGTCGGCGGGGAGGATTATGCCCCCATCAGGTTGGGGGACCGGTTCAGCAGTGCCGGCTCCCTGCAGCCTCTTCCGGCGGGAGACCGGAACCTTGCCCTCCTGCGGGCTGCCGTTCCGCCCGAGGTCACGCCTGCCGGCGGCTGGTACGCAGCGACGGCAGGACTCCGCGGAGCTTTTGTCCGGGTGGCTGAAGACCGCGGTGCGGACGTGGAGGGGCTGCTTCCGGGCATGGTGCTCGGTGACCGGGGCGGCCTCGATCCGGGCCTGGAGCAGGCGATGAAGAATACCGGCCTGACCCATCTGACGGCTGTCTCCGGCGCCAACTGCAGCTATCTGCTGGCATTCATCTTCCTGAGCGCCCGGGCGCTGCGGATGCCGCGGGCCCCGGCGGTGCTGCTGGCCTTGACCGGGCTGACGGCGTTCGTGCTCCTGGTAAGGCCGGATCCCAGTGTGCTGCGCGCAGCGGTTATGGGCGGACTGGGTACCCTCGCCGTGCTCTCCGGACGCGGACGTCTTTCGGCAGCATTGCTCTTCCTGTCGATCTCCGTACTGCTGTGCATTGATCCCTGGTTGTGCGGAAGCTACGCGTTCATCCTGTCAGTCTGCGCGACGCTGGGTCTTATTGTCTTGGGACCGCATCTGGTGCGGGTGCTGTCGATGCGCCTGCCCCGCTGGTTGGCAGCGGCCCTGGCCATACCCGTCGCAGCGCAGCTGTTTTGCTCCCCGGTCCTGGTGCTCCTGCAACCTCAGCTGCCGGTGTATTCGGTTCCTGCGAATCTGGTGGCTGCGCCCGTTGTTCCTGCCGTGACGATTGCCGGGATGCTTGCCGTCGCGCTGGTGGGTGCAGCTCCGGCGCTGGCGACGCCGCCGCTCCTGCTTGCGTCCGCCGGAGCCTGGTGGGTGGCTAAAACTGCCCGGCTCTTTGAGTCCGTTCCCGGTGCGTTGGCGGCCTGGCCGGAGCGCAGCCTTGGCGTGGTGCTCATGAGCGTGTGCGCGGGTACGGCCGTAGTTGGCATCCTGTATCTCTCGCGGCGCGCAGGCGGCGGGATATTCCCGGCCCGGGCGGAACGGGCGGAAAGAGGGAACGCAAAGGACGGGGAGGACGAAGCGGACCAGGGGGACAGGCGCACCGGGTCCCGGCGTCGGGGTTCAGGAACCAACCGGCAGGCAGGCTTCGCAGGGTGGTCCAGCCCCCGCCGGCGCTGGGTAGCGGCAGGTGCAGTCGCTTCGCTGGTCCTGCCGGCCGGTGCGGTCCTTGCTGTCCGTGCGCTGCAGGGAGAACGGGGCGAGGAGAATGAGTGGATGGTGGCCGCCTGCGACGTCGGGCAGGGGGACGGGTTCGCGATCCGTGCGGGTCCGGACAGTGCGGTGGTGATCGATGCCGGCGGAGAGCCCGACCCCATGGATGCCTGCCTTGATCGGCTGGGGGTGCGGACCGTTGAGTTCCTCGTGTTCACTCATGCCCATCTGGACCATTACGGCGGTGCTGCCGGAGTGCTTTCCGGACGGTCCGTGCTGCAGGTGGGCTACTCGTCGGCGGATCGGGAACTGCCGGAGAATCTGACCGGGGTGTTGGCCGGAACGGCAGCACCCCGGACACGCCTGGCCCAGGGGATGGCCGGAACGGCCGGCCTCGTGCACTGGGAAGTCCTCTGGCCGCCGGCATCGGGCATTGCGGTGCCCGTGGCCGGAGACGGGGAGGAGAACAATGCCAGTGCCGTCCTGCTGGTGACTGTCGGGGGTCCGGGGCAGGGGGAGCGGCCGCTGCGGATTCTGTTCACCGGTGATGCCGAGGAGGAGGCCGCCGCAACGATTCTCGCAACACAGGCCAATCTTCGTGCCGGCGTCGACGTGCTGAAGGTGGCCCACCATGGGGCACGCAACGGCGGTGACGGCTGGTTCCGCGCAGTCCGACCGTCCCTGGCATTGATTTCCGTTGGTGCCGATAACGAGTACGGGCACCCGGCACCGGAAATCCTGGCGCAGCTCCGGTCTGCCGGCACCGGGGTGGCGCGGACGGACCAGCACGGCACGGTAGTGGTGGTCCGCGAAGGCAACGGTCTTGAGGTCCAGAGCCTGCCGCCGTAG
- the hemW gene encoding radical SAM family heme chaperone HemW — protein sequence MTPSALPLGDPAPADGLLPAQAADGAAERNFGLYVHIPFCSVRCGYCDFNTYTATELGGGASQAAYGGTAAREVVFAADALRRSGLPERRMGTVFFGGGTPTLLPAEDLALILRTAVDQWGLAPGAEVTTEANPDSVTPQSLQLLADAGFTRVSFGMQSAVPHVLAVLDRTHTPSRVPQAVQWARDAGLHVSVDLIYGTPGESMADWKHSLEEALSYEPDHISAYALIIEEGTKLAARMRRGEVPPIDDDDHADKYVLADEMMTAAGLNWYEVSNWARTPEDQCRHNLAYWRSDDWWGVGPGAHSHAGGVRWWNAKHPTAYAQRIGAGESPAVGRETLDADTRYMEDVMLRTRLAEGLALDRLREPGRLAVAGLMADGLVDPRAALTGKVILTPRGRLLADAVVRRLLPD from the coding sequence GTGACACCCAGTGCACTGCCCCTCGGAGACCCGGCACCTGCCGACGGTCTCCTCCCCGCACAGGCCGCGGACGGAGCAGCGGAGCGGAACTTCGGACTGTACGTCCACATTCCGTTCTGCTCCGTCCGCTGCGGCTACTGCGATTTCAACACGTATACGGCCACCGAGCTGGGCGGCGGTGCGTCGCAGGCTGCCTACGGCGGCACGGCGGCCCGCGAGGTGGTCTTTGCCGCTGACGCCCTGCGGCGTTCGGGCCTGCCGGAGCGCCGGATGGGCACCGTCTTCTTCGGCGGCGGCACTCCCACGCTGCTCCCGGCGGAGGACCTCGCGCTGATCCTCCGCACCGCCGTCGACCAGTGGGGCCTGGCGCCCGGCGCCGAAGTCACCACCGAAGCGAACCCGGACTCCGTCACGCCGCAGTCCCTGCAGCTGCTTGCCGACGCCGGCTTCACCCGGGTTTCCTTCGGCATGCAGTCCGCCGTGCCGCACGTGCTGGCAGTGCTGGACCGCACGCACACGCCGTCGAGGGTTCCGCAGGCCGTGCAGTGGGCGCGCGACGCCGGCCTGCACGTGAGCGTGGACCTCATCTATGGAACTCCCGGGGAGTCCATGGCCGACTGGAAGCACTCGCTCGAAGAGGCACTGAGCTACGAGCCTGACCATATCTCCGCCTACGCGCTCATCATCGAAGAAGGGACCAAGCTCGCCGCCCGGATGCGCCGCGGCGAGGTCCCGCCCATCGACGACGACGACCACGCCGACAAATACGTGCTGGCGGATGAAATGATGACCGCCGCCGGACTGAACTGGTACGAGGTCAGCAACTGGGCGCGGACCCCCGAGGACCAGTGCCGGCACAACCTGGCCTACTGGCGCAGTGATGACTGGTGGGGCGTCGGCCCGGGTGCCCATTCACACGCCGGCGGCGTGCGCTGGTGGAATGCCAAGCATCCCACCGCCTATGCCCAGCGGATCGGCGCGGGGGAGTCGCCCGCCGTCGGACGCGAGACCCTGGACGCCGATACCCGGTACATGGAAGACGTTATGCTGCGGACCCGGCTCGCTGAAGGCCTGGCACTGGACCGGCTGCGTGAGCCCGGCAGGCTGGCCGTGGCGGGACTCATGGCCGACGGCCTTGTGGATCCGCGCGCTGCGCTGACCGGCAAGGTGATCCTCACGCCGCGGGGCCGGCTGCTGGCCGACGCAGTGGTCCGGCGGCTGCTGCCGGACTGA
- a CDS encoding helix-hairpin-helix domain-containing protein, with the protein MAGAVQRPGVVRLAPGSRIVDAVEAAGGTAADADLAGVNLAALVEDGAMVLVPRIGENPPRTAGAGGTAADGSASGAAGFGARAEDGASGSVNLNTADSTRLQTLPRVGPVLAERIIAWRTEHGRFSRPEDLDAVPGIGEAMMAALLPLVTV; encoded by the coding sequence GTGGCTGGAGCCGTACAGCGCCCGGGGGTCGTCCGATTGGCGCCGGGCAGCCGGATTGTTGACGCCGTTGAAGCCGCCGGTGGAACGGCAGCCGATGCGGACCTCGCCGGCGTGAATCTCGCGGCCCTGGTGGAGGATGGCGCGATGGTGCTTGTTCCGAGGATCGGGGAGAACCCGCCGCGCACTGCCGGCGCAGGAGGAACTGCGGCGGATGGCAGCGCATCCGGTGCGGCTGGTTTCGGAGCACGTGCTGAAGACGGCGCTTCGGGCAGCGTCAACCTGAACACGGCAGACTCGACCCGGCTTCAAACCCTGCCGAGGGTCGGGCCGGTGCTGGCCGAGCGGATCATCGCGTGGCGGACCGAGCACGGCAGGTTCAGCCGGCCCGAAGATCTGGACGCCGTTCCCGGGATCGGGGAAGCGATGATGGCTGCGTTGCTCCCACTGGTCACCGTCTAG
- the lepA gene encoding translation elongation factor 4 encodes MSPMARFSPVPAATDPAIIRNFCIIAHIDHGKSTLADRMLQSTGVVEHRNMKAQYLDRMDIERERGITIKSQAVRMPWELDGQSYALNMIDTPGHVDFTYEVSRSLAACEGAVLLVDAAQGIEAQTLANLYLAMENDLTIIPVLNKIDLPAAQPEKYAEELAKLIGGDPEDVLRVSGKTGVGVEALLDQIVREIPAPVGDPDAPARAMIFDSVYDTYRGVVTYVRVIDGSLSPRERIQMMSTRASHELLEIGVSSPEPTPSKGLGVGEVGYLITGVKDVRLSKVGDTVTNLAKPAEKSLEGYADPKPMVFSGLYPIDGADYPVLREALEKLMLNDAALVYEPETSAALGFGFRVGFLGLLHLEITRERLEREYNLDLISTAPNVEYEVTLEDKKVVTVTNPSEYPEGKIKEVREPMVSATILAPNEFVGAIMELCQSRRGVLGGMDYLSEDRVEIRYRLPLAEIVFDFFDILKSKTRGYASLDWKADGEQVADLVKVDILLQGEQVDAFSSITHKDKAYAYGVMMTGKLRELIPRQQFEVPIQAAIGSRIIARESIRAIRKDVLAKCYGGDISRKRKLLEKQKEGKKRMKMVGRVEVPQEAFVAALSSDESKDKSKK; translated from the coding sequence GTGTCACCCATGGCCCGCTTCTCGCCGGTGCCTGCCGCGACGGATCCGGCGATCATCAGAAACTTCTGCATCATCGCCCACATCGACCACGGCAAGTCCACCTTGGCCGACCGCATGCTCCAGTCCACCGGAGTGGTTGAGCACCGGAACATGAAGGCCCAGTACCTGGACCGGATGGATATCGAGCGTGAGCGCGGCATCACCATCAAGTCCCAGGCCGTACGCATGCCGTGGGAACTGGACGGGCAGTCTTACGCCCTGAATATGATCGACACTCCGGGCCATGTGGACTTCACCTACGAAGTCTCCCGTTCCCTGGCTGCCTGCGAAGGAGCAGTGCTGCTGGTGGACGCCGCCCAGGGTATCGAGGCGCAGACGCTGGCGAACCTTTACCTGGCGATGGAAAACGACCTGACCATCATTCCGGTCCTGAACAAGATCGACCTCCCGGCGGCGCAGCCGGAGAAGTACGCCGAGGAACTGGCGAAGCTGATCGGCGGCGATCCGGAGGACGTGCTGAGGGTCTCCGGCAAGACCGGTGTTGGCGTTGAAGCCCTGCTGGACCAGATTGTCCGCGAGATTCCGGCACCGGTGGGCGACCCCGACGCTCCCGCCCGAGCCATGATCTTCGACTCCGTGTATGACACCTACCGCGGCGTCGTCACCTATGTCCGCGTGATCGACGGGTCGCTGTCCCCGCGTGAACGCATCCAGATGATGTCCACCCGGGCCAGCCATGAGCTCCTCGAAATCGGTGTGAGCTCGCCGGAACCCACCCCGTCCAAGGGCCTGGGCGTGGGTGAGGTGGGGTACCTCATCACCGGCGTGAAGGATGTACGCCTGTCCAAGGTGGGCGACACCGTCACCAACCTGGCCAAGCCGGCCGAGAAGTCACTCGAGGGCTACGCCGATCCCAAACCCATGGTGTTCTCCGGGCTGTACCCCATCGACGGCGCCGACTACCCGGTGCTCCGCGAAGCGCTGGAAAAGCTGATGCTCAACGATGCCGCGCTGGTATACGAACCCGAGACGTCCGCGGCGCTGGGCTTCGGCTTCCGGGTGGGCTTCCTGGGCCTGCTGCACCTGGAAATCACCCGTGAACGCCTCGAGCGCGAGTACAACCTGGACCTGATCTCCACTGCCCCCAACGTGGAGTACGAGGTGACGCTCGAGGACAAAAAGGTGGTCACCGTGACCAACCCCAGCGAGTACCCCGAAGGCAAGATCAAAGAGGTCCGCGAGCCGATGGTCTCGGCCACGATCCTGGCGCCGAATGAATTTGTCGGCGCCATCATGGAGCTGTGCCAGTCCCGCCGCGGCGTTCTGGGCGGCATGGACTATCTCTCCGAGGACCGGGTGGAAATCCGGTACCGCCTGCCGCTGGCCGAAATCGTTTTCGACTTCTTCGACATCCTCAAGTCAAAGACCCGCGGCTACGCCTCCCTCGATTGGAAGGCCGACGGCGAACAGGTCGCCGACCTGGTCAAGGTGGACATCCTGCTTCAGGGCGAACAGGTTGACGCCTTCAGCTCCATCACGCACAAGGACAAGGCCTACGCCTACGGCGTTATGATGACCGGCAAGCTGCGTGAGCTGATCCCGCGGCAGCAGTTCGAAGTGCCCATCCAGGCAGCCATCGGCTCCCGCATCATCGCCCGCGAATCCATCCGCGCCATCCGCAAGGACGTGCTTGCCAAGTGCTACGGCGGCGACATCAGCCGTAAGCGCAAGCTGCTGGAAAAGCAGAAGGAAGGCAAGAAGCGCATGAAGATGGTGGGCCGCGTGGAAGTTCCCCAGGAAGCCTTCGTGGCTGCGCTTTCCTCCGACGAGTCCAAGGACAAATCCAAGAAGTGA
- the holA gene encoding DNA polymerase III subunit delta gives MNPAVPSKRSSGSKSSASKSSATVSWREVEPAPVVLLAGPEDYLASRARDRLRGLLREKQPDTELVHFDASTYASGELTLQSSPSLFGEAKLIEAVNLASMNEDFLTETLAYLKDPSPDAVLVLHHAGGNRGKKLLDAVKAAGAPVVECQPFKKDAEKLDFVTSEFRTARRRIDPGAARALVNAVGSSLSELAASCQQLISDSTGEVTEELVERYYGGRVEATAFKVADAALAGRAAQALSMLRHALDTGVDPVPLVGALAMKVRAVARVANLRGSSASMAKELSMAPWQVDQARRDAQRFTSESLIEAVQALAEADAQVKGAGRDPVYAVERAVTVIALAASGR, from the coding sequence GTGAATCCGGCAGTCCCTTCCAAACGCAGCTCCGGCAGTAAGTCCTCCGCGAGCAAGTCCTCAGCGACGGTCTCCTGGCGCGAGGTCGAACCCGCACCGGTGGTCCTGCTGGCGGGCCCGGAGGACTATCTGGCCTCCCGGGCCCGGGACCGGCTGCGCGGGCTGCTCCGGGAGAAGCAGCCCGACACGGAGCTGGTGCACTTCGACGCCTCCACCTACGCCTCCGGGGAACTCACACTGCAGTCGAGCCCCTCGCTGTTCGGCGAGGCCAAACTTATCGAGGCCGTGAATCTCGCGTCGATGAACGAGGATTTCCTCACCGAAACGCTGGCCTATTTGAAGGATCCGTCCCCGGATGCCGTTCTGGTGCTGCACCACGCGGGCGGCAACCGCGGCAAGAAGCTGCTGGATGCGGTTAAGGCTGCCGGAGCCCCCGTCGTGGAGTGCCAGCCCTTCAAGAAGGATGCGGAGAAGCTGGACTTCGTCACTTCGGAGTTCCGCACTGCCCGTCGCAGGATCGACCCGGGCGCGGCCCGCGCGCTGGTAAACGCCGTCGGGTCGAGCCTCTCCGAGCTTGCAGCATCCTGCCAACAGCTGATCAGTGATTCCACCGGCGAGGTCACCGAGGAACTGGTGGAGCGCTATTACGGCGGGCGGGTCGAGGCCACGGCCTTTAAAGTCGCCGACGCAGCCCTGGCCGGCCGCGCTGCGCAGGCGCTGTCCATGCTCCGGCACGCGCTGGATACCGGCGTGGATCCGGTGCCGCTGGTCGGCGCCCTGGCCATGAAAGTCCGGGCCGTAGCCCGGGTGGCCAATCTGCGTGGCTCCTCTGCCTCGATGGCCAAGGAACTGTCCATGGCGCCGTGGCAGGTGGACCAGGCTCGACGGGATGCCCAGCGGTTTACCTCGGAGTCCCTGATCGAAGCTGTCCAGGCCCTCGCCGAAGCGGATGCACAGGTCAAGGGCGCCGGACGTGATCCGGTGTACGCCGTGGAACGGGCCGTCACCGTCATAGCCCTGGCAGCCTCCGGGCGCTAG